The Cicer arietinum cultivar CDC Frontier isolate Library 1 chromosome 1, Cicar.CDCFrontier_v2.0, whole genome shotgun sequence genome contains the following window.
ATGCGTGTATCTCTATGTTATATCCAAATTGAAATGAGAGAGCAACTGTGTTGCTTGGTTtgcattttgtattttattaaagaaactttacaatttttttaggtTATCATTTATATAAgggtttaaattttatttcaacatAAAAAGTTATGCACTCAGCATATCCCATTCAATAATATATgtgattttagaaaaaattataataaaaattaaatatttataataatttgataattgtgattgatttacaATGAATTTCTTttacataataatatatataaattagtcatttaaatatatatttttttatacaattccTTTACAAATACACAACAACTTACAAGTTTTTTTTCTAGACGTcgattatataaataaatagatagatGTCACTGTATATATCGTTTTGGTAACTGTTGAATATGGTGAGTTTGTAGaatgatatataattataaagtggtccctttttttcctttttaagtgtagcatatgtttgatttaaaaaaaagtgtagCATATGTGCGATAGTGTATATTCCTATACAAGCATATATTCCATTAGTTTGTGTAAGTAAATTAGCGGttataaattttcaaacattcaatataaattatttttattttatttttaaaaagaaacaaaatgttagTATaagttttcttgaagcaaatTAAGGAATATTTTGCTCAGTGTGCAAGCCAGCTTATTGAAAACGagatctttaaaataattgaaaaaatggGTAAACACGAATTGCACTATACTATATTTTAAGATTATGAAGTTTACACACTTTTTCAATTAGGTACTCAAATATGTTCACTTTACTATAAAGTTTTACCTATTTTAGCCGCCAAATAATCTGCAAGATTATACTCATCACACAAtactttaatattaatatttattattaaattaatatcttTGTACCCAAAAGATTATTATCAAATAAGAAGATAGTGCCAGCAGCATATCTTGTCTGTTCATAAAGAATTGCTCCTATTTGTactattcaattttttatttatttattaatttttatttttctgaatTTGGAGCTATTCTCTTTGTGAATTGAGTGTGGGGCTAGTAAGGAGTtgacaaaagaaaaaagttttgattttaaGTTCTCCTTAGATGAGGGAAAAATCCACTAATTTTTGACTTTGGAGTGTATTAGATGCTTAACCATTAACATGATCAACCAATTAACATATGCCACGTTACTACTAATCCTAAGTTTAAGTCAACCAGTTTAATATTTATGTTGCACTACCACTGTCTTAGGTTATGTACAACCAAACCCTAATAGTTAGCACCTTTCAATTTAtgtcttgttaaaaaaaaaaacacctttCTATGCAATATATAACTCCTGAGATATTCTTTACTACCTGAATTCCCAcaaattttcattatcaacttgcttaattcttttatatattttaagtttgaGATTCACATGCTACTCTCTCTATTTCATTATCTCTTGAATTTAATCACTATaaacttaatataaaaaaaatattaacaagtgTTCTTAGAGTACTTgttatttaatgataaaaaagttatttaaatatttattttataacggtaaaaatcttttttttctctctctctcttcttcaTTAAAATCCTCTTTTTTAATTCTTTCAAAAACTGTGAGCTACAGTTTCTCATTTTAATCAGATTTTCTAAAAAAGATtccaataaattttaaaagtttaaacaaacacaattaaaatcactaaaattaatttttagttaaaaaagtgaatttttcccttaaatatttataacaaacgGGCTCTAAATATCACCTACGGTAACTACTTATTAAACTCTTACTTTTTTAAgactataaattaaataataaaatggtgtATTACTCTTTATTTTAAAGGATTAATGAATAAAATGGACTCCTTTAAAATTTATGCAATCAAAAGGTTCAAAAGCAAAATAATTTGAGCCGAATTACAAATGTAACATtataaattcacaatatttaatGCATGgcttagtaaaaaaaatgaatgcatggcaattttttcaaaaaaaaaatggagaaagagaaattattattaaaaacgTTGCTAATTTTTAAGGATGAcaaattaaaaagagaaaatacatAGAAATGTGTCAAGTGTCAACATTTAGTAACATTTCATTCATTCTGTCAGGCGAAAAAAAGTCTGAGTGGGAATTATAGGCATTCACCTTTTTCCAAGTGGGGACTTGCTCATGTTACAGAGGATAATTCACCTAATAATAATTCAACATTGCAAGAAAAGTATGAAAAGTGGAAGGTTTGGTACATCAATAGGCTAAGAATCATATATCATGAGAGTTTGACATTAAGCAAGACAACCAAAAAAAGTTGGTTAATGAGTTCTTCTAAAGCTTAATTACTATTCCAAACTCAAGTTTGTTGCAACTCTTTTTTAAGGTACTATACTATTTAGGGACTGCTTTTCTGAGGTAGTGACTTGTGTAATTCCTcatggatttttatttttatttttattaaagcttatttattatttcaatttagtGTTTTGACGCATCACTTTTTTGAGGTACTATCTGTTTTAAGTTTTGTGTAAGTCCTCACGGTTTTGTCTTTGTTAAAAGAAACTTTGATAAGTTGAAAAGTTTAGTGTTTATAAACTACTTTTATCCTTAATTTGTAAGCAATGTGAGCCTTCAATATTTAGCTAGCATATCCAATTTAAATTGTTCAAAATTGTACAGAATCTCCATCAATGCAAGCATGAACTTGAGAAAGAATGGTGCAAGACTACAAACAAGTTAGTGGATAGGAAAAAGGACAGATAGCATTTTTAAGATTTCCAAGTAAGATGCATGAAAGCTGGATTTTATAGGGTAGCAGACATAGTGGTGCACGATGAATGTACTCATTGACCTATATACATAGTGGCTCTGTGTACCTCAAATTTTTATCTTGGTGAGCCTGGTATATATGCCAGGTCCACTTTTTTTTAACTTTGCaataaattacaaatttgaTATTAACTGTGAGAATCAAAGCTGCAAATATCTGAACAACTTGGAGACAGAGAAACAGGAATgccatatatataattataaaccAAAGAAAAAGAAGTTGGAGAGTGGGATATATTCATGTTGGAGTCCACTAATGCCCTATCTTACTGACAGATATGCAGAAATatactaataatttaaaaatgagataattttcattgtgatttttttaataaacaataGGCCtgcattttttatatgttactTAAGATTCCTTTTTGGTGAAGATCATGgcctaaaaaatttatatttttttttcttctaaagatGTCACTTGTCTGCTAAACACATGAAGATTTAATTAAGGGTTTATTTTTCACTTAAATGTGTTACAGATAAAAtctgctattattattatttattattatcatcattattattattttgtcacTATGCTTAAGAGAAAGTGTAGCCTTTGGACTTATGCTGTTTCTCATCTGtataaacaaacaaaacttTTCTTCAAGTGGGGTTTGAGCTGCAAAGTTTAGTGGCAAactaagagagagagagagagggttAGATTGAAAAGATCACATACTTTTTCTTGTCAATtctaatttgaaattcaagttacTAAGCTTAATTGTTACTATCTGATATAAGAACTAGAAAGCAAGTGAAAAAATACAAAGAAGTTAGCTACACTTCTTTTTCCAACTGAAATTCTTGGTGAAAATTTCCATTTTTTACTAGAGTTTCTTTGTGTCTTTTAAGtgtacaaaaattgaaaaagtttaGTTTTTGAGGTTAATGGGTATCTATCAATCATGCAgaaattcataaacaaatgaTTGTGAAaagatattttcttttttacaaaCTAAGGTTATTCTTTTCTCATTTTCAGTAATATTCTTCAGTGGTTGTTGTTGTGGTTTGCTTTATTTTATGGCCACTGTCCATAAGCATAGATTCTCTTTGTGAGAGATTTCAGAGTCCTCTCTCCTAGCTGTGTGGCTTAGGAATGGATGATTGTGCTCTCTCTGCTCTGCTTTGATTCTCTCTGCTCATAAAAGGTTTCTTGCTTTTATCTTTGTCTTTTACCTCTCTCTCCTTTTCATTGATACCATTCTAGGCTAATGCAGCTGCACTCTATATGCGGTGCACTCACTATTATACTTAAATGGCAATGCATATTCACACTTTTTATTCCAACTCCACCATAGCCTTTAGGGTATAAAAGGGCCATCACCATTCTGCATTTTCTTCATTGCAGACGAACCTCTTCATAGTCATTACAGTTGAAGTTTGTGGAGGTGCTTTCATCAGTTTTTATTTTCAAGCAGCAAAATGAGTCATGCACATTCTCATATTGGTTCTGGTTTGTTCTTTTTTCTCCACTTGAAAGATTATCTTTTGTCCTTTCATGCAACTTGAatgaattttagtttttgtcTCTTTATTTGTGGTTTTGAATGTCATACTCACATGTATATAATGTTTTCCTCTATAACTTGTTGCATTGTTCAACTTCATACCAAATTTTTCTAGGTCCATTTGATGAATTATCAATACTTTGCCTTATTATTTGACACCTATCATCTATCTTCAAACTTAGCATGTTAGTGAGTAGTAGCTTATGAAGCACAAACTCTGACACTGACACCTATATATGATACAGGTAGTAGAACCACTCGAAGAGCTTTTGAGTTTGGCAAGACACATGTAGTGAGACCTAAGGGAAAACACCAAGCAACTATAGTTTGGCTGCATGGCCTTGGTGATAATGGTTTGAGGTATGGATGCTATCTCTTCTAACACTGTTACTTATATGTCATGCAAACATCATCATAATTATTCCTTCTCCTACTGGTTCTGTATTGTACTTCTACTAGTTACCTTTTTCTCTTTCCCCAacctctcttttttcttttctcttttactCTGTTCTTTCCTGAGAACTCTAGGAGTAGAAtccaaaaagttttttttttaatgttttgtttCATTATTTGGTTCAAGTACACAATCCGTATATGAAAGATGAAACTTTTTAATGGAAAGAATGTTAAGTACATTAGGGAGGATCCAAAATTAGGGTATTCTTGATGATGTTGAATGTTCTAAGTATTGAAGTTCTTTCTGGTTAGATTCTACATGGAATATATTCTGCTGAAGTAAGCTGTGATTATAATTCTTGGAAGCTTGGTTGGGAAGAGTATATACTAAATTCTCAGCTAGGGGACCACAAAACCTTGCTTGTTTCTCTACATAAATGAACTAAACATGAGTATTGACAGAAGAATATATTATATGAATAGAAGCTGGCACATtctagaaatattattttttgtgtttagTGTGAACACTTAAAATAATAGAGTTTAAGCATTTCAATGTATAGATGAGTACTCTTATGTTAGACAATTTTATCTGGGAAATGAGAAACTTAATTGATGTCAGATTTAGTGGCCATAGACATGCTTATCTGATTTTGAGTTTTGTTTCTCTGCAGTTCATCTCAGTTGCTGGAATCACTTCCACTTCCAAACGTgagaatatttatttaattatttacatcTTCAATCAGTTTTGAGATTGTCTTAAATCCTTctctaacttaatataatatatgatatgataCAGATAAAATGGATTTGCCCTACTGCTCCGACCCGTCCTGTGGCAATACTTGGTGGTTTTCCCTGCACTGCATGTAATATACAATCCTTCTTTCCTCCTAATCTTTGTTAATTGAATTAacacaatattaatataaagtCTAAGTTGGGGAATGAATATTAATCAGGGTTTGATGTGGGAGAACTTTCAGAAGATGGTCCAGATGACTGGGAAGGTTTAGATGCTTCAGCAGCACATATTGCTAATTTGTTGTCAACAGAGCCAGCTGATGGTACTTTcaatttcaacaattttattatttaacattTGGACCTTAAAGTTGGTATGTTGAATATAATCTTATTGTTATGTGACAGTGAAAGTTGGTATTGGAGGGTTCAGCATGGGTGCAGCAATATCATTATACTCTGCAACTTGTTATGCCATGGGAAGGTATGGAAATGGCATTCCATACCCTATCAATTTAAGAGCAGTTGTTGGACTGAGTGGTTGGCTTCCAGGATCAAGGTATGCTATGTTATAACATTATTCATCCTATATTATGCTCATAAAAACTTTGGTCATTTTAATGTAACACAAGCCTTTCTTGTCTTGATATGTATTGTTAAGTTGTATTATTTTCCCATCAGTTTCACAATAATCACTGTGTTGGAAACTGCTATTATGCAGGAGCTTAGGGAACAAAATAGAAGTGTCCCATGAAGCGAGAAGGCGAGCTGCGTCGATACCAATTTTACTGTGCCATGGAATCAGTAAGTATATATAAATCTTATCTATACTGCTATAACTATTTTTCCAACTTGAGAGAGGCATGTTCACAAATGCAATACTATCATTTACTGCAAAAGATTCTAAAGAAATTTCCAGCACATATGGAACATGATGCTATAATGGACCCTTTGCTACTAATACAATTACTATGGTTGTACATGATTAAGCATAAGCTCAAAGTATTCATTTTGCAGGTGATGATGTAGTCCACTGCAAATATGGAGAGAAATCTGCTCAAACCTTAAGCTCAGCAGGGTTTCGACATATCGCATTCAAATCCTATGAAGGGTAAGACGAAATCAATCATCAAATTAATGATACGGGTGTAAGACTGTAAGTTATTAGAACAATTGTCTCAGTTTGTTGGTTTGTGATGCATGCAGGCTTGGTCATTAC
Protein-coding sequences here:
- the LOC101494516 gene encoding uncharacterized protein, translated to MSHAHSHIGSGSRTTRRAFEFGKTHVVRPKGKHQATIVWLHGLGDNGLSSSQLLESLPLPNIKWICPTAPTRPVAILGGFPCTAWFDVGELSEDGPDDWEGLDASAAHIANLLSTEPADVKVGIGGFSMGAAISLYSATCYAMGRYGNGIPYPINLRAVVGLSGWLPGSRSLGNKIEVSHEARRRAASIPILLCHGISDDVVHCKYGEKSAQTLSSAGFRHIAFKSYEGLGHYTVPREMDEVSTWLNSRLGLEGFLS